One part of the Terriglobales bacterium genome encodes these proteins:
- a CDS encoding GNAT family N-acetyltransferase, producing MIALERITSQNALVFKAVRLRALQDTPSAFGSTYAKESQLTDPEWVKRANNLTGEKSIGFIAMDAGASCGIACSFLDQDDATQAQLISMWTAPTHRQRGIGRLLVNEILGWAHERKARTLRLMVTCNNEPAIKFYERLGFTLTGRTEPYPNDPAVIEYEMSRPVV from the coding sequence ATGATCGCGCTTGAGCGAATCACATCGCAGAATGCTCTCGTCTTCAAAGCGGTTCGACTTCGTGCGCTGCAGGACACGCCGAGCGCCTTCGGTTCGACGTATGCAAAGGAGTCTCAACTCACCGATCCAGAATGGGTCAAACGCGCGAACAATCTGACTGGCGAGAAATCGATTGGGTTCATCGCAATGGACGCCGGCGCTTCCTGCGGCATTGCTTGCTCTTTTCTCGATCAGGATGACGCAACCCAAGCTCAGCTCATCTCCATGTGGACAGCTCCCACACATCGCCAGCGGGGCATCGGTCGTTTGCTGGTGAATGAGATTCTTGGCTGGGCTCACGAACGCAAGGCTCGGACATTGCGATTGATGGTGACCTGTAATAACGAACCGGCGATCAAGTTCTATGAGCGCTTAGGATTCACGCTGACGGGGCGGACCGAGCCGTATCCAAACGATCCGGCTGTGATCGAATATGAAATGTCGCGGCCGGTTGTTTGA